In the genome of Saccharomonospora viridis DSM 43017, one region contains:
- a CDS encoding Cys-Gln thioester bond-forming surface protein has protein sequence MNSRKTFARVGALVAGTAAALSLGSTPVSADSAKARIDGSTNGYVVNLDSESQTTTLFNLSLEGGNSLRAYCVEISVRVDPSRPLYESPWDEFPNPDSPFHGNRDHINWVLHHGYPAQSLSDLEQTLTEQGVELHNGLSQREAITATQAAVWHYSDGKNIDRQDPVRAGQDVDADVLALYDYLTGESNVGMAEPNAALELDPNSATGVAGERIGPFTVSTTGEITELISELPEGVTVTDAEGNELTAEDIGDGTELYIDVPAEAAEGAGEFSLTATAHLAIGRLFVAEDYDRKPAQSLIVASSDDTTMKAKASAEWKAAPKTTPPEETTEVPTPTPTSQQPPVETPQPSETPQTETEDLAQTGVSAMTPLLIGLGLVAAGTAAILLQRRRKNA, from the coding sequence ATGAACAGCAGAAAAACGTTCGCCAGAGTTGGCGCGCTCGTCGCCGGAACCGCTGCCGCGCTTTCCCTCGGATCGACTCCTGTTTCAGCGGACAGCGCGAAGGCTCGTATCGACGGATCAACGAACGGCTACGTCGTCAATCTCGATTCCGAGAGTCAGACCACCACGCTGTTCAACCTGAGTCTCGAGGGTGGCAACTCGCTGCGTGCGTACTGCGTGGAGATCAGTGTCCGGGTCGACCCGTCCCGGCCGCTGTACGAGAGCCCGTGGGACGAATTCCCGAACCCGGACTCGCCGTTCCACGGCAACCGTGACCACATCAACTGGGTGCTGCACCACGGCTACCCCGCACAGAGTCTCTCCGATTTGGAGCAGACCCTGACCGAACAGGGTGTTGAGCTCCACAATGGACTGAGCCAGCGGGAGGCCATCACTGCCACCCAGGCGGCCGTGTGGCACTACAGCGACGGCAAGAACATCGACCGACAGGACCCGGTGCGTGCCGGCCAGGACGTGGACGCCGATGTGCTCGCGCTCTACGACTACCTCACCGGTGAGTCCAATGTGGGCATGGCGGAGCCGAACGCCGCCCTGGAGCTCGACCCCAACTCGGCCACGGGGGTCGCGGGTGAGCGGATCGGACCGTTCACCGTGAGCACCACCGGCGAGATCACCGAGCTCATCAGTGAGCTCCCCGAAGGGGTCACCGTCACCGACGCCGAAGGCAACGAGTTGACCGCCGAGGACATCGGCGACGGCACCGAGCTCTACATCGACGTGCCCGCCGAAGCCGCGGAGGGTGCGGGTGAGTTCTCGCTGACCGCGACCGCCCACCTGGCCATCGGCAGGCTGTTCGTCGCCGAGGACTACGACCGCAAGCCGGCCCAGTCGCTGATCGTGGCCTCGTCCGACGACACCACCATGAAGGCCAAGGCCAGTGCGGAGTGGAAGGCCGCGCCGAAGACCACGCCGCCGGAGGAGACCACCGAGGTCCCCACTCCGACGCCGACTTCGCAGCAGCCCCCGGTGGAGACCCCGCAGCCGTCGGAGACCCCGCAGACCGAGACGGAGGACCTCGCCCAGACCGGTGTCTCGGCCATGACACCGCTGTTGATCGGTCTCGGCCTGGTGGCCGCCGGTACGGCGGCGATCCTGCTGCAGCGCCGTAGGAAGAACGCCTAG